The Nitrospira sp. sequence CCCTACCCTCGCCGCGTTGATCCCGGAAGACGAATGGGACATTGAGATCCAAGACGAGATTGTCGGTCCCCTCGATTTTACCCGCGATTATGATTTGGTCTTTATCACCGTCACGACCGTCGTGGCCATTCGGGCTTACGAGGTCGCTCGACTCTTCCGTGACCGCGGCGCCAAGGTGGTGCTCGGCGGAATTCATCCGTCAACGATGCCGGATGAAGCGATCCAGCACGCCGACTCAGTCGTGATCGGCGAAGGAGAGTTGACTGTGCCGAGGCTGATCGAAGACTTCAAGAAAGGCAAGATGCAACCGCAGTACCGAATGCCATACATGGTTGAACAGTGGGATGCGAAGCCGCCCCGTTGGGATCTCCTGCCTCCCGGCTATATGTTCAGGGATGCACTGACGGCGACCAGAGGGTGTAATTACCGCTGCACCTTCTGCTCTATCCATTTGGCGTTAGGAGGCGGTCAGTATGGATTCCGGAAAAAACCACCGGCCGATGTTGTGAAGCTCGTCGAGAAGATGAACGGGCCGATGGTGATGTTTTGGGACGACGACTTGCTCTCCGATCCGGCCTATACACGAGAGCTCTGCCAGGCTATGAAGCCTCTCGGAAAGAAATGGATGAGCCAAATGAGCGCAACCTATGTCGCTCATCATCCCGAGTTGCTCAAGACATTGAAAGAGTCCGGTTGCTCGGCGATGTTCATGGGGATTGAATCCATCAACCAGGATTCGCTTAAGTCCGTCGACAAACAAAATCAGGCGAAGCTGTATGAGGAGATGATCAAGCGCATTCATGACCAGGGCATCGATATCCATGCAGGCTTTATCTGTGGCTTGGATCATGAGGATGTCTATGACTTCGAGCGCACGGCGGAATGGGCGACCAAGATGGGGTTGGCCGGGGCGCTTTGGCGTATCATGACTCCCTATCCTGGCACCAAGCAGTTCGCCGAGCTCAAGGCTGCCGGCCGCATTCTCACGGAGAACTGGACCGCCTACACCGGCGAGCACGTCGTGTACAAACCGGCCAAGATGACCGTCGAGCAACTGTACTGGGGGCACAAGTGGGCCAAGGGCCAGTTCTATTCGTTTCGTTCCATCGGACAGAGAGCCGTCCAGAGGGCATCTCAGAACGGCTTTGGCGAGCTCCTCAATATCACCGGATGCGGGTTGGGTTATCGCTCCATGTTTCACCTGGCGGCGGATTCTGCTCCCGTCAATGTGTACCGGGATATGGATCACTTGCCGCCTCAGGAGGAGCCGATCGCTTACCGGTTCCCCTATCCGCCAAAGAAACGGTTCAGCTTTATCACCGATCGCCTGGATCAGGTCCGCTCAAAGATCCAACCGCGACCGAGGGTCAATAAGTGTTGAGTGGGTATCAGCCGGGTCCTCTGCTCGCGAGGACGTGATCGTATATATGTCCCGGTCAGGTTTCTGGCTTGCCATTGTGATGCTCGCCTTGGTGCATCAACCCACAGAGGCCGGGTGGGTGGCAATCGATCGGCAATACCAATCACCAGGCCTACAAACCGTCTATGTCGATCCCGACAGCGTCCGTCGAGAAGGCAATCTCGTGACCCTCTCCGCACTGATTGATTGGACCTGGATGCAGGGAAACCGGTCTCCGACCCGATTTTATTCCACCAAGTTCACCAAGCAATTTGATTGTGCCGAGCAACAAGTTCGAACCCTGGCCGCCACAGATTTCTACGGCCATATGGGAACAGCGCACCCGGTTGGAGGTACCGGTCTATCCAGTGAAGGACACTGGTCCGCCATCCAGCCGGAAAGCGTCAATCAAGGCTTGTGGGAAGTCGCCTGTGGAAAGGGGTAAGCGTACGAATCCGATCTCTTATCTGGTGAAATGTTCACCGATCTCACGAGGTTTGAAGACGCCTCGCTCGGTGATGATCGCGGTAATGAGCTCGGCTGGTGTCACATCAAAGGCAGGGTTGTAGACAGCGACATCTTTGGGTGCGACCGGATGGCTGCCGTGAATCATGGTCACTTCGGATGGATTCCGCTGCTCGATCGGTATCTGCTCGCCGGATTTCGTCTTCAGATCGATGGTCGAATAGGGGGCCGCGACATAGAAGGGAATGTTGTGCGCTTTGGCCAACACCGCGACTGAATAGGTCCCGATCTTATTGGCCACATCGCCATTCGCCGCAATTCTATCGGCTCCGACCACACAGAGATGGATTCTCCCCTGCTTCATGAGTGTGCCGGCCATATTGTCGGTGATCAGTGTGACCGGTATCTGATCCTGCATAAGTTCCCAAGCTGTCAGTCTCGAACCTTGAAGTACAGGGCGAGTTTCATCGGCAATCACTTTGATTTTCTTACCTTGTTCCCATGCAGCACGGATCACCCCTAATGCGGTTCCATAGCCGGCCGTCGCAAGCGAACCGGCATTACAGTGAGTGAGAATCGTCTGCCCATCCAGAATAAGTTCGGCTCCGTGCCGACCCATGGCCTTGCAGAGCTCGATATCTTCTTCAAGTATAGCTTGAGCTTCACCAATCAGTGCGTGCTTTATGGATGCGATGGGATGAGCCTGTAATGACTCAAGCTTCCGTCTCATCCGTTCAATGGCCCAAAACAGATTCACCGCAGTCGGCCTCGTCGAAGCCAGATCATCGCAAATCCTGTGAACCTCCTGCGCGAAGGTAGGATAGTCGGTTGCGTCGATTGCTTGAGCACCGAGAGCGACGCCCAGGGCGGCCGTCACGCCGATGGCCGGCGCCCCACGGACCTTCAATGTGCGGATGGCATCCGCCACTGTCTGGTAATCACGGCAGTCGAGGAACTCCACCTGCTCTGGAAGCCGTGTCTGATCGAGCAAACGGACACTGCCATTTTTCCATTCAACGGTTGGAACCATAGAAGAATCTTCTAGCGGGAATGGAGAAGGAGTGCAAGCCCTTAGAGGCGGCGACCACTGACCTCCAGGACGGTGATCATCGCGGCAATCAACCCGGCTTGAATGAGCAGGACCACTGCCTCCATCGTGCCGGCGTGCCGAAGGGCCAGCGCAGCCAGCCCAAGACAGATCGTGAAGAGAAAAATCATGGCGACGCTGGCTTGGCGCGAGCCAAGAGCGCGCTCCAGGCGGTGGTGCAGATGGTCTTTCCCGACATAGTCCAGCCAATCCTTCACGGATTTGACCTTTCCGGTGACGATACGCTCCACGGTGATATGAATCATGTCGTAGATGAGCACGCCGAAGATCAGCAAGGGATTGCTGAAGGATACAATCGGGCTGGAATCGGCCCAGTTGCCCTTCACGGCCAAACAGGCCAATGTGAATCCGATGAAGGTCGATCCGCCGTCACCTAAGAAAATGACGGCCGGCTTTGCCCCTCGAAAATTGTACGGCAGAAACCCAAGACCTGCTCCGATCATGGCAATCGCGAGCCAACCCAGCCCTGCTTGGTTCGTCTCAAATGCGACGACGCCCATGAACCCGGCCATCAGAACGGCAAGGCCGGTGGCCAGTCCATCCATGCCGTCGAAGAAGTTGAACGCATTCGTAATGCCAACGATCCAGAGAAGCGTCAGGAAGATATTGGCCATATCACCCGGCAGTCCGGCAGGACAGAGCGTCAAGACTTTGCCTGAAGCAATGACGATTCCCGCAGCCAGCAATTGTCCAAGCAGTTTGACTGAAGCCGGCAGCTCTCGAATATCGTCGAGCACTCCGATGACGAGCAGCAGAGACCCAGCCGCCAGAATCGCCACCATCCAATCAGGCACGATGGAGTTGAGGAGTATCGATCCGACAAAGCCGGCATACAGAGCGAGCCCGCCAAGCCGCGGAGTCGGAACCACATGAATCTTTCGATTGGTTGGTTGATCGACAAGATTCCATCGATGGCCGATCCATACCATCAACGGCGTCAAGGCTCCGGTTCCAAGAAACGCGAACAGAAAAATATAGAGCCACCGGAGGCCTTCGAGTTGGAAGAGGTCTCGAACAGCGGGAATCGCCAGCGCGACGGTGCCCAGCGCCGCGCCGGAAATCAGCGGAGTAATCCAGCGCCAGGTGGTGGCTGTAAATGGAATTGCCAGGTCCGATTGGGTTGCCTTCATAACCACTCCGACCGTAATGCCACATGCACCTGGGCCACTTCCTCGTCGGTCATCGCCGGAAACAGTGGGATGGAGAGTGCGGTCCGTTCCGCCTCTTCTGCGGAGGGAAACCCATCCAACCCAAGATAGCGATGAAGCGACCGGAATACCGGCTTCCGACATTGGATGCCTTGGGCCTCAAATCGAGCGATCACCTTATTCAGTCCATCCACCTGCTCTGCCATCCCAGGCAGACGTACGACAAAGCGATAATAGGCATGAGTGTACCCGGTCGGTACGATCGGGGGAACCAATTCTGCGCTCGCCAGCGACGTTCGGTAATCGTGAGCCAGCCATTTCCGCCGCTCAAGGAAAGATCCTAACCGCCCCAGCTGCGCCAAACCGATCGCAGCCTGGAGATTCGTCATTTTTAAATTTGTCGAGCCGGGGCGGAGAGATGGTGTTTCGTCATACTCTCTGAGCCTGCGGGCTCGTTCCAACAAGCCTTCATCCCGCGATAACACCATGCCACCCTCGCCGGTGCAGAGCAACTTCGTGGCATAGAACGAACAGACCGTCAAAATCCCAACCGACCCTACGGATCTCCCCTGCTCCATTGCCCCCAGCGTTTGCGCACAGTCTTCAATGATAGGAATTCCCAACTCCTGGAGCGCCGTCAAATTGGCGGGCAGCCCGAACAGATGCGGCACAATCAACGCTTTGGTCTTCGAGCTCACGGCTTTACGCGCCGCCGACGGATCGATATTAAACGTATCCAGTTCGATGTCCACTAAGCGTGGCCTGGCTCCGACACGCTCGGTTGCCAACATCGGCGCAGCACAGACATAGCTTGGGAGGAGCACCTCATCGCCCGGGCCAATTCCCAATACTCGGAGGGCGACTTCCAATGCGGCCGTTCCGGAGGTCACCGCCACTCCACCGGACAGGCCGAAATACGCCGCCATCCCCCGCTCGAACTGCTCGACGACACCTCCTTGAGCGAGCTGGCGAGATTGAAGCACCTCAACCGCCGCACGAATGTCGTCCGCTTCAATGGAAGGTCGTGAATGTGGAATCATCGTTCTAACGTCAATCAGACCCCGATGTTGATAAACAATCGCAGAGGGAGAAATCCTTCCGCTGTCCGCACGCGGCCTTGGATACCGCGAAAATGCGCCGACGACCTGACCAGATCGGCGATGCTCAGCCCTTCGATGTTGGTCTTCTTCACCTGCGAGGCATGCGCTTCCAGCGATTGAATTTTGCGGTCCAACGCCTGCTGAATATCCACAAAGACCGTCGGCGCAAAATTTTGCGTGGTCGGTCCTTCATAAAACAGGACGTTCTTCGTGTATCGTGTGGCGGTAATCGTGCTCATCGCCAAATGCCGATGGTCTTGATGCGTATCATCATGGTAATGAACAAAAATAAAATGAGGTTCGATCTTTCGCACAATCTCCTCGACGGTTTGGATCAGTTCACGCCCGAGAGGAACTTCGGTATCCTCGTAGCCTCCCCAGAACACTTCTTCGGCTTGAAGCAATTTGGCCGCACGCTCTTGCTCCTGCTTGCGCACCGCCGTCTGACCACCGGCTCCACCTTGTGTCATAACCATGAGAAAAATGCGATGGCCATTCTCGGCATACTTGATCAATGTCCCGCCGCATCCTACTTCGATGTCGTCCGGATGGGCCCCCAGTGCGAGAATGCGCATCGGTTCTTTGACATCGGTGCTCCTCATGCCTGTCCCTCCTATGCGGTCATCATACAGCGAGACCTCGATCGCACACCGCGTACCGTCGCGAGTGCCTCAGCCCCTTGTATCAACAACAGATCAAGTGCGGACAGATTCGGTTCAAACGGCTCGTACATCTGGCGATAGATCGGGTGTTTGAACGCTTGCGTTTCAAGTCGAATGCCGGAAGCCTCAAATCGTGGTGTGTCCATGTAGTGCTCGGCCCCTGGCCCGGCGAGGTACTGCGTCGCACCCACCGCCCGACACAGATCGATCAGCCGATCCGTCGGCTCTTCACGGGACAGATGATCGGACGCGTTCTGCACCGGCGTGGTGATGCCGTACGCCTTGAGCAGCCATTGGACGATAGCCTTGTTGAGATCGCCGAGCTTGGTCCACGGCACCGAGTAGAGTTCCCGCAACTGGGATAGATAGTGATGGCGGTAGGGAGCCTTGGCGTAATGCATCTCCAGCGCTCGGAGGTGCTGAGCTTTCCATTCGGATGTCGGATTGATCAGGACATCGTCGATGCGTTGACCAAAATGGTGTAGTACGGGCACGGTCAGCCATTGCCATCCCTGGGAGGTGCGAATGCGGTTGCGATTTTGCCACTCGTTTTTCTTGAATTGCACAGTATCCAGCACAATAAAGAGGTCGGCTTGATCGATCTTGTCCAGGT is a genomic window containing:
- a CDS encoding B12-binding domain-containing radical SAM protein codes for the protein MGHYKIGLIIPHPEDQKWDSVWKLFRTPNLNLPTLAALIPEDEWDIEIQDEIVGPLDFTRDYDLVFITVTTVVAIRAYEVARLFRDRGAKVVLGGIHPSTMPDEAIQHADSVVIGEGELTVPRLIEDFKKGKMQPQYRMPYMVEQWDAKPPRWDLLPPGYMFRDALTATRGCNYRCTFCSIHLALGGGQYGFRKKPPADVVKLVEKMNGPMVMFWDDDLLSDPAYTRELCQAMKPLGKKWMSQMSATYVAHHPELLKTLKESGCSAMFMGIESINQDSLKSVDKQNQAKLYEEMIKRIHDQGIDIHAGFICGLDHEDVYDFERTAEWATKMGLAGALWRIMTPYPGTKQFAELKAAGRILTENWTAYTGEHVVYKPAKMTVEQLYWGHKWAKGQFYSFRSIGQRAVQRASQNGFGELLNITGCGLGYRSMFHLAADSAPVNVYRDMDHLPPQEEPIAYRFPYPPKKRFSFITDRLDQVRSKIQPRPRVNKC
- the mtnA gene encoding S-methyl-5-thioribose-1-phosphate isomerase; the encoded protein is MVPTVEWKNGSVRLLDQTRLPEQVEFLDCRDYQTVADAIRTLKVRGAPAIGVTAALGVALGAQAIDATDYPTFAQEVHRICDDLASTRPTAVNLFWAIERMRRKLESLQAHPIASIKHALIGEAQAILEEDIELCKAMGRHGAELILDGQTILTHCNAGSLATAGYGTALGVIRAAWEQGKKIKVIADETRPVLQGSRLTAWELMQDQIPVTLITDNMAGTLMKQGRIHLCVVGADRIAANGDVANKIGTYSVAVLAKAHNIPFYVAAPYSTIDLKTKSGEQIPIEQRNPSEVTMIHGSHPVAPKDVAVYNPAFDVTPAELITAIITERGVFKPREIGEHFTR
- a CDS encoding undecaprenyl/decaprenyl-phosphate alpha-N-acetylglucosaminyl 1-phosphate transferase, producing MKATQSDLAIPFTATTWRWITPLISGAALGTVALAIPAVRDLFQLEGLRWLYIFLFAFLGTGALTPLMVWIGHRWNLVDQPTNRKIHVVPTPRLGGLALYAGFVGSILLNSIVPDWMVAILAAGSLLLVIGVLDDIRELPASVKLLGQLLAAGIVIASGKVLTLCPAGLPGDMANIFLTLLWIVGITNAFNFFDGMDGLATGLAVLMAGFMGVVAFETNQAGLGWLAIAMIGAGLGFLPYNFRGAKPAVIFLGDGGSTFIGFTLACLAVKGNWADSSPIVSFSNPLLIFGVLIYDMIHITVERIVTGKVKSVKDWLDYVGKDHLHHRLERALGSRQASVAMIFLFTICLGLAALALRHAGTMEAVVLLIQAGLIAAMITVLEVSGRRL
- a CDS encoding DegT/DnrJ/EryC1/StrS family aminotransferase; amino-acid sequence: MIPHSRPSIEADDIRAAVEVLQSRQLAQGGVVEQFERGMAAYFGLSGGVAVTSGTAALEVALRVLGIGPGDEVLLPSYVCAAPMLATERVGARPRLVDIELDTFNIDPSAARKAVSSKTKALIVPHLFGLPANLTALQELGIPIIEDCAQTLGAMEQGRSVGSVGILTVCSFYATKLLCTGEGGMVLSRDEGLLERARRLREYDETPSLRPGSTNLKMTNLQAAIGLAQLGRLGSFLERRKWLAHDYRTSLASAELVPPIVPTGYTHAYYRFVVRLPGMAEQVDGLNKVIARFEAQGIQCRKPVFRSLHRYLGLDGFPSAEEAERTALSIPLFPAMTDEEVAQVHVALRSEWL
- a CDS encoding PIG-L family deacetylase, which gives rise to MRSTDVKEPMRILALGAHPDDIEVGCGGTLIKYAENGHRIFLMVMTQGGAGGQTAVRKQEQERAAKLLQAEEVFWGGYEDTEVPLGRELIQTVEEIVRKIEPHFIFVHYHDDTHQDHRHLAMSTITATRYTKNVLFYEGPTTQNFAPTVFVDIQQALDRKIQSLEAHASQVKKTNIEGLSIADLVRSSAHFRGIQGRVRTAEGFLPLRLFINIGV
- a CDS encoding WbqC family protein, with protein sequence MRVTIHQPQFLPWLGYLDKIDQADLFIVLDTVQFKKNEWQNRNRIRTSQGWQWLTVPVLHHFGQRIDDVLINPTSEWKAQHLRALEMHYAKAPYRHHYLSQLRELYSVPWTKLGDLNKAIVQWLLKAYGITTPVQNASDHLSREEPTDRLIDLCRAVGATQYLAGPGAEHYMDTPRFEASGIRLETQAFKHPIYRQMYEPFEPNLSALDLLLIQGAEALATVRGVRSRSRCMMTA